The segment ATCGACGCGGCGCCACCCTCGGCGATGGAGCGGCAGCTGGTCGACAAGCCGATGTCGCTCGGCGTACGCGTACTCGACACCCTCGTCCCCTGCGGCCGCGGCCAGCGCATCGGCATCTTCGCCGGCTCCGGCGTCGGCAAGTCCACCCTGATGAGCATGATCACCCGCGGCACCTCGGCGGAGCTGAACGTGGTGGCCCTGGTAGGCGAACGCGGCCGCGAGGTGCGCGAGTTCATCGAGCACGACCTCGGCCCGGAGGGTCTGGCCCGCTCGGTCGTCGTGATCGCCACCTCGGACACCCCACCGCTGGTCCGGCTCCGCGCCGGCGCGGTCGCCACCCGGATCGCCGAGTACTACCGCGACGAGGGCTCCGACGTACTCCTGATGATGGACAGCGTGACCCGCGCAGCGATGGCCCAGCGTGAGGTAGGCCTCTCGGTAGGCGAGCCACCCGCCACCCGCGGTTACCCTCCGTCAGTTTTCGCGATGCTCGCCTCGCTGCTGGAACGTGCCGGCCCGGGCGCGCGAGGCAGCATCACCGGCCTTTACACGGTGCTGGTGGAGGGCGACGACCACAACGAGCCCATCGCCGACGCCGCCCGCTCGATCCTCGACGGCCATATCGTCCTCGACCGCAAACTGGCCACCGCCGGACATTTCCCCAGCATCCAGGCACTCGACTCGATCTCTCGCGTAGCCAACAAAATCACCACCCCGCAGCAGCGCGCCGACGCCACCGAGTTGCGCCGCCTGATGGCCGCCCACCGCGAAGTCCGTGAACTGGTAGAAATCGGCGCCTACGTCCCCGGCACCAATCCGGAGGCCGACCGCGCCAACGCCGCCTGGCCCCAAATCGGCGCCTTCCTCCGCCAAGACCTGGACGAACGCGTCACCGCCGACGATGCCTGGGCCGCGCTGCGCGCATTGATAGCAACAACCTGAGGGGTACGCGCGACGAAAAGTCCCCCACTACCCCAGCGACCCAGCAGCCACTCAATGCCCCAGCGCCCCCGCCGGGCTCACCCTCCCGGTCCCGCTCACCCCAACCCCAGCTGACCACCAGAGCTGCTTCCCGACGCCGGAAGCAACGCTCAGCGTCAGCCCCGACAGGCCGGCTGACCAGCGGTGTCGCTTCGCGGCGCGGGAAGCAGCGCTCAGCGTCAGCCCCGACGGGCCGGCTGACCAGCAGCGTCGCTTCGCGGCACGGGAAGCAGCGCTCAGCGTCAGCCCCGACAGGCCGGCTGACCAGCAGCGTCGCTTCGCGGCGCGGGAAGCAGCGCTCAGCGTCAGCCCGACCCGCCAGCCGACTGGCCCGGCACAGTCGCGCCGCCGGCGTGCAGACCCCCGCTCACGGTCAGCTTGTGACCAGGCCAGGCCAGGCGTGGCGTGGAGGGCGCGGCGGGGGGTGGGGTGAGCTGGGGCGGTGGGTGAGCCCGGCGGCCGCGTCGGGGGCCGCGGGGCGTGCTTGGTCGCGGGACGGTCGGGGTGGGACTCGATGTTCGTACATCGCTGGGGTTTGGCTCTGGGCGCGCGCTTGACGCATCGCTGGTGGCGGATGGGTAGCAAGGCGGGTGCAGGGGCTCAGCGGAGACCGGGGCAGGCCGAAGCGGTCATGTGAGGGCCCCACGGCCCCGCTAGGAGGCCCACGTGAATCGCCTGTTCCGACTTGGATCTGTGCTTCGCGCCCGCAAGGCGCAGGAGGACGCCGCTCGTGGTGCGGTGATGCAGTCCCGCGCTGACATTCGGGAAGCTGAGGCTCTGCTGAGGCGCCGCAAGCTGGACCTGGTCGGATCCGCGGCGCCGACCGAGGGGACCGCGCGGGCGATGGTCGCGTCGCTGGTGGCACGGCAGTCGCTGGCGGCCGGGCTGTTCGGGGCTCAGCGCATGGTCACCGATGCCGAAGAGGTCGAGCGGGAGAAGGTCGCCGCGCTCGCCGACGCCGCCAAGCGGCGCCGGGCCGTGGAGATGATGGCGGAGCGGCACGCCGCCACCGTGCGCGCTCACGACCTGCGTGTCGACCAGGCCAACCTCGACGAGTTGGCGATCACCTCGAAAGCACGGCAAGCCGCCGGAAGTGTCGCCAAGTCAGATGCCGCCGA is part of the Actinoplanes sp. NBC_00393 genome and harbors:
- a CDS encoding FliI/YscN family ATPase; the protein is MTDVFQHRLHNAIVAARPLVSGRVTGAVGLRVTVSGLEARVGDLLRIGDGPDAVFAEVAALDGERLSCLPLGPVAGIGAGTPAVSTGGPLRIAVGPDLRGRILDGLGRPMDGGPPLRGELVGIDAAPPSAMERQLVDKPMSLGVRVLDTLVPCGRGQRIGIFAGSGVGKSTLMSMITRGTSAELNVVALVGERGREVREFIEHDLGPEGLARSVVVIATSDTPPLVRLRAGAVATRIAEYYRDEGSDVLLMMDSVTRAAMAQREVGLSVGEPPATRGYPPSVFAMLASLLERAGPGARGSITGLYTVLVEGDDHNEPIADAARSILDGHIVLDRKLATAGHFPSIQALDSISRVANKITTPQQRADATELRRLMAAHREVRELVEIGAYVPGTNPEADRANAAWPQIGAFLRQDLDERVTADDAWAALRALIATT
- a CDS encoding cell envelope biogenesis protein TolA, with the protein product MNRLFRLGSVLRARKAQEDAARGAVMQSRADIREAEALLRRRKLDLVGSAAPTEGTARAMVASLVARQSLAAGLFGAQRMVTDAEEVEREKVAALADAAKRRRAVEMMAERHAATVRAHDLRVDQANLDELAITSKARQAAGSVAKSDAAETNGSEV